The genomic region GCTGCCATCGCCGAAGGAACGGTCACAGCGCTGCGGGGTTGGGTCCAAAGCAGGCTAGCTGAGCGTCGGTCGCGGCCAGCCTCTCACCGGCCAAGGACAGCAGGACCAATGACAAGCGCCCTCATGAGCAATGCTCGCAGATCGCTGCCTCTGCTCTGCATTGCGGCAGCAGCAAGCCCGGCTTTCGCACAGGCCCCCGAGCGTGCAAACCAAGTGGAATCGGTCAGTACAGGCGATGCATTCATCTCGGTGGTCGAGGTCGCCCGGGGTCTCGACACACCCTGGGGTATGGCCTTCCTGCCGGACGGTCGGCTTCTGGTGACTGAAAGACCCGGGAATCTGGTGATCGTCGCACAGGATGGCACCGTATCGGCCCCGATCGGAGGTACACCGACTGTGTATGCCCAGGGCCAGGGCGGACTGATGGACGTGGCGCTTCACCCGGCATTCGAACAGAACCGGATGATCTATTTGTCCTTTGCCGAGCCCGGACCTGCAGGTTCCGCGGGAACTGCGCTGGGGCGCGCGCGTCTGCTCGATGACCGTCTCGAGGGGTTTGAAGTCATCTGGCGGCAGGAACCGAAGATCGAGGGGCCGAACCATTTCGGCAATCGCATCGCTTTCGCACCGGACGGTACGATCTTCTTCGCGCTGGGAGAACGCTTCCAGTTCGGCCCGGCACAGGATCTCTCCAACACGCTCGGCGCGATCGTGCGGCTGAACGAGGATGGCTCCATACCGCAGGACAACCCCTTCGTGGGGCGGTCCGATGCGGAGGGCGCAATCTGGTCCTACGGCCACCGCAATATCGAGGCCGCGGCCGTGCACCCCGAGACCGGCGCGCTGTGGGTGGCCGAAATGGGGCCCTTGGGTGGCGACGAGCTGAACGAGGTCCGCGCCGGCGCCAACTACGGTTGGCCGGTCGTCAGTTGGGGGATCAACTACAACGGCGTCGATATTCCGGATCCGACGCAGCGGCCGGAGTTTGCAGACGCCATCCATGTGTGGAGCCCCGTACGCTCGCCGTCAGGAATGATCGTCTATACCGGCGACCTGTTTCCCAACTGGCGCGGCGACATTCTGTTTGGATCGCTCTCGGCCGGCGGAGTCGAACGTGTGGACATGGAGAACGGCGCGGTTGCGGGGACCCAGTTCATCCCTCTCAACACGCGCATTCGCGAGGTGGAGCAGGGGCCGAATGGCGCGATATACCTGCTGACCAATGCCGTGGGCGACGCTGCGGGAGCGGTTTGGCGCCTCGAGCCGGTCGAGGTGCGTCCCCCCTCGGGCGATGGTGGACGCAGCGGCCCCGGATCCTAATCGTGTGACGCCGCTCTACTGCAGGATCCCTCCGGCGCCTGGCGTTCCGGCGCCACCTCTTTGAGCGCTGCGTCGTCGGGAATCGCCTCCGCAGCACCCGCTTCAGCTGCGCCCTCCCCAAGCACCTTTCCCTTACGCGCCTGCGACACGTCCATGCCGCCCTTTGCCATCTTCCGTTTGGCGTCGGACTGACACCCTTCTGCGGCGCACCTTTGCCGTATCGCTTTGCAGACCCGTTGCCCCGCAATGCGCGCAAGCGAGGCTCCGCCTGCTCGCCCCCCCGCGGCGCAATGCCGATGCCGGGTGGGCGGCCCTCGCCCGACGTTCTGCTGTGAAGGAACAAATCTCAGTCTGTATCGTACGCACTGAAACAAGCGACGGCCACTGGGGCGGCGTCGTGGTTCAGGGGTCGCCATGCCGGAAAACGACGCTGCAAGGCGTGGCTTCATCGAAGCAATGGGGCACATCTTCGAGGCGGACGGACTCGCGCGGATCACTGGTCAGCTCCTCGCCCTGCTCGTGCTCGAGGAATCGCCCCTCTCCGGCAGCCGGATCGCCGAGATTCTGCAGGTCAGCCGTGCCAGCGTGAGCACCAACGTGCGCCTGCTCGAGAGCCTCGGCATCGTCGAGAAGCGCTCGAAGCCGCGCGAGAGGCAAGCCTTCTACGCAGTGCGGAAGGACGCCTATGCCAACTATATCCGCCAGACCGCCCTCCGACAGATCGGCAATGCCGAGCGCATCGCGGCAAGTGCGCGGGCGATGGAGAGCGGCCCGGCGCAGGCGCGCGTCCTCACGCTGGTGCACTTCTATCGCAGCATCGCGGATCATCTGAGCGCGGCCGCCGATCATCTGGCGGAGAACGGACCGGGCCCATGCTGAGACGGACCGCCCTCCTCGTCGCGCTGCTTCTCGGCGGCTGCACGGTCGGCACGCCCGCGGCTCCGGAACTCGGCGCGATCGTCGCCGATCCGCGCGAGCGATTCGTCGCGGCCGAGCCCGCAGATGCGGCGCCGATCGTGGATGCCTGGTGGACCCGCTTCGAAGACCCGCTCCTGAGCGAATATGTCGAGCGGGCGGGTGTTCATAACCCTTCGATCCTGCAGGCCGTGGCGCGGGTCGAACAGGCGCGCGCGCAGGCGCGAGTGGCGCGCGCCGACCTCTATCCACAGATCAGCGGCCGCTTCAACGCTTCCCGCCAGCGCCAGAACCTCGCGGGCCTCGGCTTCAGTGAGATCCTGCCGACGGCGCCCGGTGGCGGAACTCCCGATGGCGGCGGAGAAGATGAAGTCGCGAGCTTCGTTACCGACAGCTTCTCGCTGAATGCGAATGTCAGCTGGGAACTTGATCTCTGGGGCCGGATCAGCGCGCAGAGCGCGGCGGCGCGCGCCGATTTCCTCGCCAGCGCCGAGAATCTGCGAGCCGTGCGGCAATCGATCGCGGCGCAGGTGGCGCGATCCTATTTCAATCTGGTCGAAGCGCGGCAGCAGGTTGAAGTCTCGCGCGCAATGGTCGCGGCTCTGGCCGAAATCGCGCGCCAGGTCGGCAATCGAGTCGATGTCGGAGTGGCAGCGCCGGGCGACAAGGCGCTCGCCTTCGCCAATCTCGATCAGGCGCGCGCAGGTCTGTCGCAGCGGCGCGAAGCAGTCGAGCGCGCCACCCGCGGGTTCGACGCGCTGATCCGCGCCTATCCCGACGGCGAAGTGGCGACCGCCGATGCGCTTCCCGAGATTCCGCCGCCGCCGCCCGCCGGACTTCCCGCCGGGCTGCTGGCGCGCCGACCCGATATTCGCGCCGCGCGGCTGAACCTGATCGCCGCCGGATACCGCGAAGCGGCCGCCGAGCGCGCGCTGCTGCCCGGGATCAATCTCACCGGGTCGGCGGGCACCAGCAGCAGCGAGCTTTCGAACCTTCTCGACGGGAATTTCTTCGTCTGGAGCATTGCAGGCGCGATCCTCCAGCCGATCTTCCAGGGCGGACGGTTGCGCGCCCAGGTCGAGGCGGCGGAAGGGCGGCAGGCCGAGGCAGTCGAAGCCTATGCCGAAACGGTGTTGCAGGCGCTGTCGGAGGTCGAGACGGCGCTTGCCGTCGAGGAAGAGCTCGCGACCCGGCAACTGGCGCTGGGAGCCGCGGCCGAAGCGGCGGAAAGTGCCGTGGCGATCTCGTTCAATCGCTATCTGGCGGGGCTCGATCCGTTCATCACCGTGCTGCAGAGCCAGCAGACTGCGCTCGATGCGAGCAGCGCCTATCTCGCCGCGCGCCGGGCACGGATGGAGAACCGCATCGATCTGCATCTCGCCCTGGGCGGCGGGTTCGAGGATGCCGCGCCCGCCCCCACACAACCGGAGCCGTTGCCGCAATGAGACTGCATCTGATATCCGCGCTCGCGCTGTTTCTCGCCGGTTGCGGCGGCGGAAGCGACGAAGAGGAAGCGAACGAGAGCGCCACCGCGGCGGTGAGCGTGCGGGTCGTCCAGGTGCAGGAAGCGCCGGTGCAATCCTGGGTCTATGCGCAGGGAACCGCGCGCGCGGCGCGGCGCGAATTCCTCACCTTCCAGAACAGCGGCCGTGTGGCCTATGTCGCTCCCGGGCTCGAGGTCGGCCGGCCGGTCCGGCGGGGCCAGGTCATCGCCTATCTCGAGCGCGATCGCACCGAGGCCGAACTGACCGGCGCCCGCGTCGATCTTGCCAATGCTCGCGCGCAGGTCAGCGTGGCGGAAGCGGCGCTGGTCGAGGCTGCGGCGACACTGGAACTGGCGCGGGAGACCTTCGCCCGTTTCGCCACACTGCTCGAACTCAACTCGGCCTCGCAGCAGGAATATGACGAAGCCGAGGCGCAACTGGAGCAGG from Sphingosinithalassobacter sp. CS137 harbors:
- a CDS encoding PQQ-dependent sugar dehydrogenase, with translation MTSALMSNARRSLPLLCIAAAASPAFAQAPERANQVESVSTGDAFISVVEVARGLDTPWGMAFLPDGRLLVTERPGNLVIVAQDGTVSAPIGGTPTVYAQGQGGLMDVALHPAFEQNRMIYLSFAEPGPAGSAGTALGRARLLDDRLEGFEVIWRQEPKIEGPNHFGNRIAFAPDGTIFFALGERFQFGPAQDLSNTLGAIVRLNEDGSIPQDNPFVGRSDAEGAIWSYGHRNIEAAAVHPETGALWVAEMGPLGGDELNEVRAGANYGWPVVSWGINYNGVDIPDPTQRPEFADAIHVWSPVRSPSGMIVYTGDLFPNWRGDILFGSLSAGGVERVDMENGAVAGTQFIPLNTRIREVEQGPNGAIYLLTNAVGDAAGAVWRLEPVEVRPPSGDGGRSGPGS
- a CDS encoding GbsR/MarR family transcriptional regulator → MGHIFEADGLARITGQLLALLVLEESPLSGSRIAEILQVSRASVSTNVRLLESLGIVEKRSKPRERQAFYAVRKDAYANYIRQTALRQIGNAERIAASARAMESGPAQARVLTLVHFYRSIADHLSAAADHLAENGPGPC
- a CDS encoding efflux transporter outer membrane subunit, which gives rise to MLRRTALLVALLLGGCTVGTPAAPELGAIVADPRERFVAAEPADAAPIVDAWWTRFEDPLLSEYVERAGVHNPSILQAVARVEQARAQARVARADLYPQISGRFNASRQRQNLAGLGFSEILPTAPGGGTPDGGGEDEVASFVTDSFSLNANVSWELDLWGRISAQSAAARADFLASAENLRAVRQSIAAQVARSYFNLVEARQQVEVSRAMVAALAEIARQVGNRVDVGVAAPGDKALAFANLDQARAGLSQRREAVERATRGFDALIRAYPDGEVATADALPEIPPPPPAGLPAGLLARRPDIRAARLNLIAAGYREAAAERALLPGINLTGSAGTSSSELSNLLDGNFFVWSIAGAILQPIFQGGRLRAQVEAAEGRQAEAVEAYAETVLQALSEVETALAVEEELATRQLALGAAAEAAESAVAISFNRYLAGLDPFITVLQSQQTALDASSAYLAARRARMENRIDLHLALGGGFEDAAPAPTQPEPLPQ